Proteins co-encoded in one Hyla sarda isolate aHylSar1 chromosome 4, aHylSar1.hap1, whole genome shotgun sequence genomic window:
- the RAMAC gene encoding RNA guanine-N7 methyltransferase activating subunit has product MTDISDIKQAYESKFAHRFTAQDTEYQEYLKMPESQPPIVEDWRGGNQRNQDRYRDNRHQRGWEGRRDWSSNSYNQPRGGRGWGNNHNQYRQDRSYRQEGHHDYHSGNQRFYPDRY; this is encoded by the exons ATGACAGACATATCTGATATAAAGCAAGCGTATGAGAGCAAGTTTGCTCACCGCTTCACAGCACAGGATACAGAGTATCAAGAGTATCTGAAAATGCCAGAAAGCCAACCACCTATTGTTGAAGACTGGAGGGGTGGCAACCAGAGGAATCAGGACAG GTATAGAGACAACAGGCATCAGAGAGGCTGGGAAGGAAGAAGGGACTGGTCCAGCAACAGCTATAACCAACCTCGAGGTGGTAGAGGCTGGGGCAATAACCACAACCAATACAGACAGGATCGATCTTACCGTCAAGAAGGACACCACGACTATCACTCCGGGAACCAGAGGTTTTACCCGGATCGTTACTAG